A region of Streptomyces halobius DNA encodes the following proteins:
- a CDS encoding helicase associated domain-containing protein: MAGRPDRRPAPPHHHPARTPRPDSPAPPSRLPTAPTRGYSAWAFHKGLREAYLFRRAHQHLAVPATYRGNDQGDPLHLRRWLSERRRNVTRLTTQQINALQALDMRWR; the protein is encoded by the coding sequence ATGGCTGGCAGACCAGATCGCCGCCCTGCCCCGCCTCACCACCACCCAGCACGAACTCCTCGGCCAGATTCCCCTGCGCCACCCTCTCGCCTACCTACTGCGCCGACCCGCGGATACTCGGCCTGGGCCTTCCACAAAGGACTGCGGGAGGCCTACCTGTTCCGCCGCGCCCACCAGCACCTCGCCGTCCCCGCCACTTACCGAGGCAACGACCAAGGCGACCCGCTCCATCTGCGACGCTGGCTGTCCGAACGACGCCGTAACGTCACCCGGCTCACCACACAGCAGATCAATGCCCTTCAGGCGCTGGACATGCGATGGCGCTGA